A stretch of Blattabacterium cuenoti DNA encodes these proteins:
- the rsfS gene encoding ribosome silencing factor produces the protein MLLDKIIEGIQILKGKNISILNLKNRKNFICDYFVICDGESSRQVHAISQSIEKITIEKLKIKPWHVEGLKSKEWILVDYISIVVHIFQQDIRLHYKIEDLWN, from the coding sequence ATAAGATTATAGAAGGAATTCAAATACTTAAAGGAAAAAATATATCTATTTTGAATTTAAAAAATAGAAAAAATTTTATTTGTGATTATTTTGTGATTTGTGATGGAGAATCTTCTCGTCAAGTACATGCTATATCTCAATCTATAGAAAAAATTACAATTGAAAAATTAAAAATAAAACCTTGGCATGTAGAAGGATTGAAAAGTAAAGAATGGATTTTAGTTGATTATATTTCTATTGTAGTTCATATTTTTCAACAGGATATTAGATTACATTATAAGATAGAAGATCTTTGGAATTAA